The following coding sequences are from one Candidatus Aegiribacteria sp. window:
- the asnB gene encoding asparagine synthase (glutamine-hydrolyzing), with protein sequence MLFNSQMFHNAELLSRMGTVLAHRGPDDKGQMIQGPCGLVHRRLSIIDLSRSGHQPMSNEDESIWIVYNGEVYNFLELRKQYNLDAEGHIFRSRTDTEVLIHLYETMGDCFLDVLNGMYSIALWDGRKRKLLLARDPFGIKPLFYTTTKEGFWFASEIKALLEVNGVEREPSLQALHHFLSFDYVPGSLTPFENIYELLPGRAMWIDWETKVRSEWRFFDFNYTEDESISSEFACAHSRELLQKAVERTLISDVPVGVMLSGGMDSSALTALMARAKGSSDFHTFSLGFEDSSFDESDYAEIVAKVVGTKHHRIEVTPEKVADLLPRYLAHIDEPYGDGSAIPTWLLAEKASDLVTVLLSGEGGDEVYSGYDTHAACKARKLYRKTVPRFIRQKVIRYLAERLPVSHRKLSFEFKAKRFTEGTELDTPGSHYFWRVVLSADAKRKVLSNPDRFDEFPDSSQFFRDIYTGCNAESDLNRLLCIDASCHLPHDLMVKNDRMTMAHSIEARVPFTDVELFRFLSSVPVKYKFPGMNRKYLLRNSMKDLLPASIIKKKKVGLEMPYSRWLRKELKDIALDYLCPSRLSSTGLFNAMGVEKLWQQHDRGEMDHGRALWGILNYMMWHEMYISTTNYKSYINPGVARL encoded by the coding sequence TTGCTCTTCAATTCCCAGATGTTCCATAATGCTGAGCTCCTTTCAAGAATGGGAACCGTTCTGGCTCACAGGGGACCGGATGACAAAGGACAGATGATTCAAGGTCCCTGCGGACTCGTTCATCGAAGGTTGAGCATCATAGATCTGAGCAGATCAGGTCATCAGCCCATGAGCAATGAGGATGAAAGCATCTGGATTGTCTATAACGGCGAGGTATACAACTTCCTGGAACTCCGAAAACAATACAATCTCGACGCTGAAGGGCACATTTTCCGATCCAGAACTGATACAGAGGTTCTTATACACCTTTACGAAACAATGGGAGATTGTTTTCTTGATGTTCTGAATGGCATGTATTCAATTGCCCTGTGGGACGGAAGGAAGAGGAAACTCCTTCTTGCCAGGGATCCCTTCGGAATAAAACCCCTGTTTTACACCACAACAAAAGAAGGTTTCTGGTTCGCTTCCGAGATAAAGGCGCTTCTTGAAGTAAACGGAGTGGAAAGGGAGCCTTCTCTGCAGGCCCTGCATCATTTCCTTTCCTTCGATTATGTGCCCGGTTCTCTAACTCCGTTCGAGAACATTTACGAACTGCTGCCCGGTAGAGCCATGTGGATTGACTGGGAAACGAAAGTAAGGTCCGAGTGGCGGTTTTTCGACTTTAATTACACAGAGGACGAATCGATATCCTCCGAATTTGCCTGCGCCCACAGCAGAGAACTGCTTCAGAAGGCTGTAGAGCGTACCCTTATCTCAGATGTTCCGGTAGGTGTGATGCTTTCGGGAGGAATGGATTCCAGCGCCCTTACAGCCCTGATGGCCCGTGCAAAGGGAAGCAGTGACTTTCATACTTTCTCCCTGGGCTTTGAAGACAGCAGCTTTGATGAATCGGATTATGCGGAGATCGTGGCGAAAGTTGTTGGTACAAAACATCACAGAATAGAAGTAACACCCGAAAAAGTTGCTGATCTCCTTCCCCGGTACCTTGCCCACATAGACGAACCTTACGGAGACGGTTCAGCTATCCCCACATGGCTTCTGGCGGAAAAAGCTTCGGACCTTGTCACGGTGCTTCTGTCCGGTGAGGGAGGCGACGAGGTATATTCAGGTTACGATACCCATGCTGCCTGCAAAGCCAGGAAACTCTATAGAAAAACCGTGCCGCGTTTCATAAGGCAGAAAGTTATCAGATATCTGGCTGAAAGACTTCCCGTATCCCACAGGAAACTGAGTTTTGAATTCAAGGCGAAAAGATTCACAGAGGGTACCGAACTGGATACTCCAGGCTCACACTATTTCTGGCGGGTTGTTCTATCGGCTGATGCCAAGCGGAAAGTGCTGAGCAATCCTGATCGTTTCGATGAATTCCCGGACTCTTCACAGTTCTTCAGGGATATATATACTGGTTGTAATGCTGAATCCGACCTGAACAGACTGCTTTGTATCGATGCTTCCTGTCACCTTCCCCATGATCTTATGGTAAAGAACGACAGAATGACAATGGCCCACTCCATAGAGGCAAGAGTTCCCTTCACCGATGTGGAACTGTTCCGTTTTCTCTCCAGCGTACCTGTCAAGTACAAGTTTCCTGGAATGAACAGGAAATATCTGCTGAGAAATTCCATGAAGGATCTTCTTCCCGCCTCCATCATCAAAAAGAAAAAAGTCGGCCTGGAGATGCCCTATTCCAGGTGGCTGCGGAAAGAACTGAAAGATATAGCTCTGGACTATCTCTGTCCTTCCAGACTTTCCTCTACCGGGCTTTTCAATGCAATGGGAGTTGAGAAACTCTGGCAACAGCACGACAGGGGGGAAATGGACCATGGCAGAGCCCTCTGGGGGATACTGAATTACATGATGTGGCATGAAATGTACATCTCCACCACGAATTACAAATCCTACATCAATCCGGGAGTTGCACGCCTGTGA
- a CDS encoding flippase-like domain-containing protein, whose product MHSNSNSSRRKIVMHVFSALAGMAILILIASKTGFEHFVQNLQEVKPIVLIPLVIVYSISWLLRGIRFRMILSLLKVKTGLFEALGIELVADMANMIIPAKLGDSIKVIYLHKKKMLNYTSGTFAAFLVRAMDLAAVILLTLFSVIFVSGSIAANYLSYIVTMSVLMLLLALTGWLFVFHPSIFRKMLIGPLKKLRSSVTELAEQMRKNPERLFTVLLVSMLVWIFDILTLFIFLLVFGVKLSFAGTSFVMLLSTVTKILPLTPNGLGIYEGMMVMLLTGFGVSESTAFTIAVLDHGFMNVYSLLLSVMALHYLGLGFRSTKELLDTKQNRNRELSD is encoded by the coding sequence ATGCATTCAAACTCGAACAGCAGCAGAAGAAAAATCGTAATGCATGTCTTTTCTGCCCTTGCAGGAATGGCAATTCTTATCCTCATTGCCTCAAAAACGGGATTTGAGCATTTCGTGCAGAACCTTCAGGAAGTCAAGCCGATAGTGCTTATTCCTCTCGTCATAGTTTATTCAATATCATGGCTGCTTCGCGGCATCCGTTTCAGAATGATACTCTCCCTGCTGAAAGTTAAAACAGGTTTATTCGAAGCTCTTGGAATTGAGCTGGTGGCTGATATGGCGAATATGATTATTCCCGCAAAACTCGGAGATTCTATAAAAGTCATTTACTTGCACAAAAAGAAAATGCTGAACTACACTTCAGGAACCTTCGCGGCTTTCCTGGTAAGAGCCATGGATCTTGCGGCCGTGATACTCCTGACTCTGTTCAGTGTTATTTTTGTCTCCGGATCAATCGCAGCGAACTATCTCTCCTATATCGTTACGATGTCAGTCCTGATGCTTCTTCTCGCTCTTACCGGCTGGCTGTTTGTTTTCCATCCTTCCATCTTCCGGAAAATGCTGATAGGACCGCTGAAAAAACTAAGGAGCTCCGTCACCGAGCTTGCCGAGCAGATGAGGAAAAACCCGGAACGACTCTTCACGGTTCTGCTCGTATCGATGCTGGTCTGGATATTTGATATTCTCACCCTCTTCATCTTCCTTCTTGTTTTCGGGGTAAAGCTCTCCTTCGCCGGGACTTCGTTCGTTATGCTGCTATCAACTGTAACGAAGATCCTTCCATTAACACCAAATGGTCTGGGAATCTACGAAGGGATGATGGTTATGCTTCTCACCGGATTCGGTGTCTCGGAAAGCACCGCATTTACTATAGCCGTACTTGACCATGGCTTTATGAATGTGTATTCACTCCTGCTGTCGGTGATGGCCCTTCATTACCTGGGGCTGGGTTTCAGGAGCACAAAAGAGCTGCTTGACACGAAGCAGAACCGAAACAGGGAATTAAGTGATTAA
- a CDS encoding glycosyltransferase family 2 protein, translating into MLKISVIVPAFNEAQSVKQTILGIQRILGSSDLSGEILLIDDGSTDETAELAGKTGAKVLRHQNNLGYGASLKTGIRNASYDTIVITDADSTYPIDMIPELLNRMEKTDADMVVGARTGDKVNVPLTRKPFKWVVRRLAQYIVKRPIPDLNSGLRVFRKDLALRYYNIYPNGFSFTSTITVASMCDNFIVEYVPINYHQREGKSKIVPADFFSFVMLVLRLSVLFRPLRVFIPVSIFCFSVGFLKLIHDVIMTIGISRDTGASLLVLPVVSSTAVTFLLASLQILLVGMVAEALSKRSFRAEFIHEKKD; encoded by the coding sequence ATGTTAAAAATCAGTGTAATCGTTCCCGCCTTTAACGAGGCTCAATCTGTAAAACAGACGATTCTCGGTATTCAGCGAATACTCGGCAGTTCGGATTTATCAGGAGAGATACTCCTGATCGATGACGGTTCCACCGATGAAACAGCCGAACTGGCGGGAAAGACCGGCGCGAAGGTTCTTAGGCATCAGAACAATCTGGGATATGGTGCTTCGCTTAAAACGGGTATCAGGAACGCCAGCTACGATACCATTGTAATAACCGATGCTGACAGTACATACCCGATTGATATGATACCCGAACTTCTGAATCGCATGGAGAAAACCGATGCGGATATGGTTGTCGGCGCGAGAACCGGTGATAAGGTAAATGTGCCGCTTACCCGAAAACCATTCAAGTGGGTTGTTCGCCGTCTGGCCCAGTACATCGTCAAAAGACCTATCCCGGACTTGAACTCCGGGCTGAGGGTGTTTCGAAAAGATCTGGCTCTCCGCTATTACAACATATACCCGAACGGCTTCTCATTCACTTCGACAATTACAGTTGCTTCAATGTGTGATAATTTCATAGTGGAGTATGTACCGATCAATTATCATCAACGTGAAGGCAAATCCAAGATCGTCCCGGCAGATTTTTTTTCGTTCGTTATGCTTGTTCTGCGCTTATCAGTTCTTTTCAGACCTCTCAGAGTGTTTATTCCAGTATCGATTTTCTGTTTTTCAGTTGGCTTCCTGAAGCTTATTCATGATGTTATTATGACTATCGGCATTTCCCGCGATACAGGGGCGAGCCTGCTGGTTCTCCCGGTTGTCTCATCCACAGCAGTAACTTTCCTTCTCGCGTCTCTGCAGATCCTGCTTGTTGGAATGGTTGCTGAAGCTCTTTCAAAGCGCAGCTTCAGAGCTGAATTCATTCACGAAAAAAAAGACTGA